Proteins from a genomic interval of Candidatus Nanopelagicales bacterium:
- a CDS encoding MBL fold metallo-hydrolase translates to MTRGPAVIGSLDPWESGQVLATAECVLAPNASPMTLDGTNTWVLGASGSPAVIIDPGPADERHLNAVIGVLDRREQRPAHILLTHGHADHSEGARMFAERLRVGVRALDPHHQLGSEGLSGGQVISIPDLELNVVATPGHSSDSLSFHLVAERAVLTGDTLLGRGTTVVAWPDGSLAAYLSSLATLRMLTETHDLGHVLPGHGPALRDPARVIGDYQQHREERLDQVRAAIEAGAASVADVVAMVYEPLPPGVYPAAYASAAAQWEYLTDRSPQHPAM, encoded by the coding sequence ATGACTCGCGGTCCGGCTGTCATCGGCTCGTTGGACCCCTGGGAGTCGGGGCAGGTGCTTGCGACCGCCGAGTGTGTGCTGGCTCCCAATGCCTCGCCCATGACTCTGGACGGCACCAACACGTGGGTCCTCGGGGCCTCCGGATCTCCCGCGGTGATCATCGATCCTGGGCCGGCCGACGAACGACACCTGAACGCTGTCATCGGGGTCCTTGACCGTCGCGAGCAGAGACCCGCGCACATCTTGTTGACGCATGGCCATGCCGATCACTCCGAGGGCGCCCGTATGTTCGCCGAACGACTGCGGGTCGGTGTGCGCGCGTTGGACCCCCACCATCAGTTGGGGTCCGAGGGCTTGAGTGGGGGGCAGGTCATCTCGATCCCTGACCTCGAACTGAACGTGGTGGCCACGCCCGGGCACAGCTCTGATTCGTTGAGTTTCCACCTGGTGGCCGAACGGGCAGTGCTCACCGGTGACACCCTGCTCGGCCGCGGCACGACAGTGGTCGCTTGGCCCGATGGCTCTCTGGCCGCCTACCTGTCTTCGCTCGCCACACTGCGGATGCTGACCGAGACCCACGACCTCGGTCATGTGCTCCCGGGACACGGACCCGCACTGCGGGACCCCGCTCGCGTGATCGGTGACTATCAGCAGCATCGAGAAGAGCGACTCGACCAGGTGCGTGCGGCCATCGAGGCCGGTGCGGCGTCGGTCGCCGATGTCGTGGCCATGGTGTACGAACCTCTTCCCCCCGGCGTCTACCCGGCGGCGTATGCGAGCGCGGCGGCGCAGTGGGAGTACCTGACCGACCGTTCACCCCAACACCCCGCAATGTGA
- a CDS encoding class I SAM-dependent methyltransferase, which translates to MPIPRDINPTSRWRADDYASHGRFVSAHGDVILRLLDPRPGERILDVGCGDGALTQRIVAMGAQVTGIDSSPELVAVAGAAGIDARVGDAQNMEFAGEFDAVFSNAALHWMLHPNAVARAMFIALRPGGRLAAEFGGFGNIAAIRTALTASLAGHGFDGADPGQYYPTVEQYHGVLAGAGFIDIDAELVPRQTLLPGDMADWLRTFRQGFLDSLDVPAEVQRTVISDTCGLLAPVLHDATTDRWYADYVRLRVIARRPEDA; encoded by the coding sequence GTGCCCATCCCCCGCGACATCAACCCCACCAGCCGGTGGCGCGCCGACGACTACGCCAGTCACGGGCGGTTCGTCAGCGCCCACGGTGACGTGATCCTGCGCCTGCTGGATCCCCGTCCCGGCGAACGGATTCTCGACGTGGGATGTGGGGACGGGGCCCTGACCCAACGGATCGTCGCCATGGGGGCACAGGTGACGGGCATCGACTCGTCACCCGAACTCGTCGCCGTCGCTGGTGCGGCCGGGATCGACGCGCGTGTTGGTGACGCGCAGAACATGGAGTTTGCCGGCGAGTTCGACGCCGTGTTCTCCAACGCCGCGCTGCACTGGATGTTGCACCCGAACGCGGTGGCCCGGGCGATGTTCATCGCCTTGCGTCCGGGCGGTCGCCTGGCGGCCGAGTTCGGCGGGTTCGGCAACATCGCGGCCATCCGTACCGCGTTGACGGCCAGCCTGGCCGGCCACGGATTCGACGGCGCGGATCCCGGCCAGTACTACCCCACGGTCGAGCAGTACCACGGCGTCCTCGCCGGGGCCGGCTTCATCGACATCGACGCGGAACTCGTCCCGCGCCAGACGCTACTTCCGGGGGACATGGCGGACTGGCTGCGTACGTTCCGCCAAGGATTCCTGGATTCCCTCGATGTCCCTGCCGAGGTCCAGCGAACCGTCATATCCGACACTTGCGGACTGCTGGCACCAGTTCTCCACGACGCGACCACGGACCGCTGGTACGCGGACTACGTGCGGCTTCGCGTAATCGCGCGCCGCCCGGAGGATGCCTGA
- a CDS encoding Crp/Fnr family transcriptional regulator gives MDDVLMQAPLFAALDPEAAAALRAATNVVRLAKGGILFREGDPGDRLYVIEEGKIKLGTASADGRDALLAVIGPGEMIGELSLFDPGPRAATATALTDVVAREVGHDALRPWLSGRPEVAEALLTALARRLRRTNEAMSDLVFSDVPGRVAKALLDLGERFGVPVEGGVSVTHDMTQEELAQLVGASRETVNKALADFASRGWIRLESRSVILIDLERLQRRSR, from the coding sequence GTGGATGACGTGCTCATGCAGGCACCCCTGTTCGCGGCACTCGACCCGGAGGCGGCGGCTGCGCTGCGCGCGGCCACGAACGTGGTCCGGCTCGCCAAGGGCGGGATCCTGTTTCGCGAGGGCGACCCGGGCGATCGTCTCTACGTGATCGAAGAGGGCAAGATCAAACTCGGCACCGCTTCGGCGGACGGCCGCGACGCCCTCTTGGCCGTCATCGGCCCCGGCGAGATGATCGGTGAACTGTCCCTGTTCGACCCCGGTCCCCGAGCCGCGACGGCTACTGCGCTGACCGACGTGGTCGCGCGAGAAGTGGGCCATGACGCCCTTCGTCCGTGGCTTTCGGGGCGCCCCGAGGTGGCCGAGGCACTGCTGACCGCACTGGCGCGACGGTTGCGCCGCACCAACGAAGCCATGTCGGACCTCGTCTTCTCCGATGTTCCCGGTCGGGTCGCCAAGGCGCTGTTGGACCTCGGGGAACGGTTCGGAGTCCCGGTCGAGGGTGGTGTCAGCGTCACCCACGACATGACTCAGGAGGAACTCGCCCAGTTGGTGGGTGCCTCTCGTGAGACCGTCAATAAGGCCTTGGCCGACTTCGCGTCCCGCGGATGGATCCGCCTGGAGTCCCGGTCGGTGATCCTCATCGACCTGGAGCGGCTGCAGCGCCGGTCCCGCTGA
- the nth gene encoding endonuclease III → MAPASMDLSEHYRSESDLARVRRARRVMRVLALTYPDARCELDFGDAFQLLEATVLSAQCTDARVNQVTPELFRRWPSPADLAAADRHDLEEVIKPTGFFRAKANSLLGLAQSVCERHDGQVPDTLPELVALPGVGRKTANVVLGNAYGVPGITVDTHVGRLSRRLGFTRHDDPVKVEHDLMHLWPRPDWTQWCHVFIWHGRRRCHSRRPACGVCPVQRWCPSFGLGPTDSVVAERLVKGPS, encoded by the coding sequence GTGGCCCCGGCGAGCATGGATCTCAGTGAGCATTACCGCTCGGAGAGCGATCTGGCCCGGGTCCGGCGAGCGCGTCGGGTCATGCGCGTCCTCGCTCTCACCTATCCCGATGCCCGGTGCGAACTCGACTTCGGGGATGCGTTCCAACTACTGGAGGCGACGGTTCTGTCCGCGCAGTGCACTGATGCACGGGTGAACCAAGTGACCCCGGAGCTGTTCCGCCGCTGGCCGTCTCCTGCTGACCTGGCGGCTGCTGACCGGCATGACCTGGAAGAAGTGATCAAACCGACCGGGTTCTTCCGGGCCAAGGCCAACAGCCTGCTGGGGTTGGCGCAGTCGGTGTGCGAGCGCCACGACGGGCAGGTCCCGGACACTCTGCCGGAACTGGTGGCCTTGCCTGGGGTGGGCAGGAAAACCGCCAATGTCGTGCTGGGCAACGCCTACGGTGTTCCGGGCATCACGGTCGACACTCACGTCGGCAGGCTCAGTCGTCGTCTGGGTTTCACCCGGCATGACGATCCGGTGAAGGTCGAGCATGACCTGATGCACTTGTGGCCCCGGCCCGACTGGACTCAGTGGTGTCACGTATTCATCTGGCACGGGCGGCGTCGGTGCCACTCCCGTCGGCCGGCGTGCGGAGTTTGCCCCGTCCAGCGCTGGTGTCCATCATTCGGTTTGGGGCCCACCGACTCAGTGGTCGCCGAGCGCCTCGTCAAGGGACCGTCATGA
- a CDS encoding CoA pyrophosphatase: protein MIGGDGRDRGDGATAWLDDGVLPALPRWLAPIVAAVRRITPEDMSKFLPPPEGGRPGAVLMLFGEAEHGRDLLLIERAATMRSHAGQPAFPGGAIDADDADAIAAALREAEEETGLDPRGVTVFGALPDLWLPPSGFVVTPVLGWWSTPSPVSAADPAEVASVHRVRIEDLLDPRNRVEVRHPLGYVGPGFEVNDLLVWGFTAGLISRLFDAAGWTLEWEPARQVDISPYL from the coding sequence ATGATCGGGGGCGACGGCCGGGACAGGGGCGACGGGGCCACGGCTTGGTTGGATGACGGTGTTCTGCCCGCCCTGCCGCGGTGGTTGGCCCCGATCGTCGCAGCGGTGCGGCGGATCACCCCCGAAGACATGAGCAAGTTCCTGCCGCCACCTGAAGGCGGGCGACCCGGTGCCGTTCTGATGTTGTTCGGCGAAGCGGAGCACGGCCGGGACCTGTTGCTCATCGAACGTGCGGCCACCATGCGTTCGCACGCGGGTCAGCCGGCTTTTCCCGGCGGGGCCATTGACGCCGATGACGCTGATGCGATCGCTGCCGCGCTCCGCGAGGCCGAGGAGGAAACCGGACTCGATCCTCGCGGTGTCACTGTGTTCGGGGCGCTGCCTGACCTGTGGTTGCCGCCATCCGGCTTCGTGGTGACCCCCGTGCTGGGGTGGTGGTCGACTCCCAGTCCCGTCTCGGCCGCGGACCCGGCGGAGGTCGCCTCCGTTCATCGGGTGCGCATCGAGGATCTGCTCGATCCGCGCAACCGCGTGGAGGTGAGACACCCCTTGGGTTACGTCGGCCCCGGTTTCGAGGTCAATGACCTGCTGGTGTGGGGGTTCACCGCCGGTCTGATCTCCCGGCTGTTCGACGCCGCGGGCTGGACCCTCGAATGGGAGCCGGCCCGCCAGGTGGACATCAGTCCCTACCTTTAG
- a CDS encoding DJ-1/PfpI family protein, whose amino-acid sequence MSATMRVAFLLFDTMDLMDFAGPFEVFLTANRLRERAGQAAPFEVTTVSPGGRDVTAYGGLRVGVDADVSQMAATDVPSPDVVVVPGTIDIESATADVVLGEAVATLAAHAEVTASVCTGAFLLAQADVLAGHRWTTHWEDLAELSHRQPGAQAARVVDSGAVVTAGGIACGLDLGLHLVARLLADEPFARSVARQMDYDWRSPNGT is encoded by the coding sequence TTGAGTGCCACCATGCGGGTCGCCTTCCTCCTGTTCGACACCATGGATCTGATGGACTTCGCTGGACCGTTCGAAGTCTTCCTCACGGCCAACCGCCTGCGGGAACGCGCCGGCCAGGCAGCCCCATTCGAGGTGACCACTGTGTCTCCGGGCGGTCGTGACGTAACGGCGTACGGAGGGCTACGAGTCGGCGTGGACGCTGACGTCTCACAAATGGCCGCGACTGATGTCCCTTCACCTGATGTCGTTGTCGTCCCGGGAACCATCGACATCGAATCCGCCACCGCCGACGTCGTGCTCGGCGAGGCCGTCGCAACCCTCGCTGCCCACGCCGAGGTGACGGCGAGTGTGTGCACGGGCGCGTTCCTCCTCGCTCAGGCTGACGTGCTCGCGGGGCATCGCTGGACCACCCATTGGGAGGACCTCGCCGAACTGTCGCATCGTCAGCCCGGTGCACAAGCGGCCCGGGTCGTCGACAGCGGCGCCGTTGTCACGGCCGGCGGAATCGCGTGCGGCCTCGACCTGGGTCTGCATCTGGTGGCGCGGCTGCTCGCCGACGAGCCTTTCGCCCGATCCGTGGCGCGGCAGATGGACTACGACTGGCGATCACCCAACGGTACGTAG